A region from the Nostoc sp. HK-01 genome encodes:
- a CDS encoding putative ABC-2 type transport system permease protein: MKKFIRKTLTFLTVYNAHMMEFRAELILWVLSGSLPIILMGVWMQAAQGGKFGLSSVDFSRYFLTVFVVRQITVAWVIWEFEKEVVEGKLSPKLLQPIDPVWHHVASHLAERVTRIPFTILLTALFFTLYPQALWLPNLGQVFLFTLAVVLAFILRFVIQYTFAVLAFWTERASALENFWFLFFLFLSGMVAPLNVFPEYIRNIVLFTPFPYLINFPASILVGLPVDIVRGFLCMIGWIMVFLGTNRLLWRAGLKRYSGMGA, encoded by the coding sequence ATGAAAAAATTTATTAGAAAAACTTTAACTTTTCTTACTGTATACAACGCCCACATGATGGAGTTTCGTGCAGAACTAATTTTATGGGTTTTGTCTGGGTCTTTACCTATAATCCTGATGGGTGTTTGGATGCAAGCAGCACAAGGAGGCAAATTTGGTTTGTCTTCTGTGGATTTTTCCCGTTACTTCCTCACAGTTTTTGTAGTTAGGCAAATAACGGTCGCTTGGGTAATTTGGGAATTTGAAAAAGAAGTTGTAGAAGGTAAACTCTCACCTAAATTATTGCAACCAATAGATCCTGTATGGCATCATGTTGCATCTCATCTGGCTGAAAGAGTTACTCGCATACCCTTTACTATATTGTTAACAGCTTTATTTTTCACACTTTATCCCCAGGCTTTGTGGTTGCCGAATTTAGGTCAAGTGTTTCTATTTACGTTAGCAGTAGTGTTAGCATTTATTTTGCGATTTGTAATTCAGTATACCTTTGCCGTGTTAGCCTTTTGGACAGAACGGGCTAGTGCGTTAGAAAATTTCTGGTTCTTGTTCTTTTTATTTTTATCGGGAATGGTTGCACCTTTAAATGTATTTCCCGAATATATTCGGAATATTGTTTTATTTACACCTTTTCCTTATTTAATTAATTTCCCTGCAAGTATTTTGGTGGGACTACCTGTGGATATAGTGCGGGGTTTTTTATGTATGATTGGTTGGATAATGGTGTTTTTAGGAACGAACCGTTTGTTATGGCGCGCGGGATTAAAGCGTTACTCTGGAATGGGTGCGTGA
- a CDS encoding ribosome small subunit-dependent GTPase A, with the protein MIGETVTTTGQLFGTVLAVQANFYRVQLDPEDREKKSAHFPILLCTRRTRLKKIGQQVMVGDRVVVEEPDWAGGRGAIAEVLPRTGQLDRPAIANVNQIMLVFAVADPPLEPYQLSRFLVKAESTGWDVILCLNKSDLISAQEQQEISDRLLAWGYQPLFISVQNNFNIDEVVTHLSHKTTVIAGPSGVGKSSLINALIPDINLRVGEISGKLARGRHTTRHVELFELPDGGLLADTPGFNQPDLDYQPEELVHYFPEARKLLKVAHCRFSDCLHRDEPDCAVQGNWERYEHYVEFLDEAIARQTQLNQQADPESSLKLKTKGKGQSKYEPKLESKKYRRVARKTQLQALQDLYQDSEE; encoded by the coding sequence ATGATCGGGGAGACTGTGACAACTACTGGACAGTTATTTGGTACCGTCTTGGCTGTACAGGCAAATTTTTATCGTGTACAGCTAGATCCAGAGGATAGAGAGAAAAAGTCTGCTCATTTCCCTATTCTTTTGTGTACACGCAGAACGCGATTGAAAAAAATTGGACAGCAGGTAATGGTGGGCGATCGCGTTGTGGTGGAAGAACCAGATTGGGCTGGTGGACGCGGTGCGATCGCTGAAGTTTTACCCCGCACTGGACAATTAGATCGACCAGCGATCGCTAATGTTAACCAGATTATGCTGGTATTTGCGGTTGCTGATCCACCATTAGAACCTTACCAATTGAGTCGATTTTTAGTTAAGGCTGAGTCTACTGGCTGGGATGTGATACTTTGTTTGAATAAAAGCGATTTAATCTCAGCCCAGGAACAGCAAGAAATTAGCGATCGCCTCCTAGCTTGGGGTTATCAACCGTTATTTATCAGTGTGCAGAACAATTTTAATATTGACGAAGTAGTAACTCATCTCAGCCATAAAACTACTGTGATTGCTGGGCCTTCTGGGGTGGGTAAATCTAGTTTAATCAACGCCCTCATTCCCGATATTAACCTGCGAGTTGGAGAAATTTCCGGGAAACTTGCCCGTGGTCGCCATACTACTCGTCATGTAGAATTATTTGAATTACCTGATGGTGGTTTGTTAGCAGATACTCCTGGTTTTAATCAACCAGATTTAGATTATCAACCAGAAGAATTAGTCCACTATTTTCCCGAAGCGAGAAAGTTACTCAAAGTTGCTCATTGTCGATTTAGTGATTGTTTACATCGAGACGAACCTGATTGTGCTGTGCAAGGAAATTGGGAACGCTATGAACATTATGTAGAGTTTTTGGATGAAGCGATCGCCAGACAAACTCAATTAAACCAACAAGCCGATCCTGAATCCTCCTTGAAGTTAAAAACCAAAGGTAAAGGACAAAGTAAATACGAACCCAAGCTAGAAAGTAAAAAATATCGTCGAGTTGCGCGCAAAACTCAACTGCAAGCTTTACAAGATTTATATCAAGATAGCGAAGAATAA
- a CDS encoding heat shock protein DnaJ, translated as MARDYYEILGVSRDAEKEEIKQAYRRLARKYHPDVNKEAGAEERFKEINRAYEILSEPETRARYDRFGPEGVSGAGVGFQDMGDMGGFADIFESIFSGFAGGGMGGQTAQRRRSGPVRGDDLRLDLKLDFREAVFGGEKEIRISHLETCEACSGSGAKPGTRPRTCSTCSGSGQVRRVTRTPFGSFTQVSTCPTCNGTGSVIEDKCDSCDGKGTNQITKKLKITIPAGVDNGTRLRIGQEGDAGQRGGPPGDLYVYLFVNEDEEFQRDGINVLSEIKVSYLQAILGCRLEVNTVDGPVELIIPAGTQPNTVMKLENRGVPRLGNPVSRGDHLLTVLIDIPTKIIPEERELLEKLAKIKGDRTGKGGLEGFLGNLFK; from the coding sequence ATGGCCCGCGACTATTACGAAATTCTGGGTGTCTCTCGTGACGCCGAAAAAGAAGAAATCAAACAAGCTTACCGCCGTTTAGCCCGCAAGTATCACCCAGATGTGAACAAAGAAGCGGGTGCGGAAGAACGGTTTAAAGAAATTAACCGCGCTTATGAGATACTCTCAGAACCAGAAACCCGTGCGCGTTACGATCGCTTTGGCCCAGAAGGTGTTTCCGGTGCTGGTGTGGGCTTCCAAGATATGGGCGATATGGGTGGTTTTGCCGATATCTTTGAAAGCATTTTCAGCGGCTTTGCAGGCGGTGGTATGGGTGGACAGACAGCGCAAAGACGGCGCAGTGGCCCAGTACGGGGTGATGATTTACGGCTAGACCTGAAGTTGGACTTTCGCGAAGCGGTATTTGGTGGTGAAAAAGAAATTCGCATTTCTCACTTAGAAACTTGTGAGGCTTGTAGTGGTTCCGGTGCAAAACCAGGAACTCGCCCCCGTACTTGTTCAACTTGTAGCGGTTCCGGTCAGGTGCGACGGGTAACTAGAACACCTTTTGGTAGTTTTACACAAGTTTCAACTTGTCCAACTTGTAACGGTACCGGTTCGGTAATTGAAGATAAGTGTGATTCTTGCGATGGTAAGGGTACAAATCAAATCACCAAGAAACTCAAAATTACCATTCCGGCTGGGGTCGATAACGGTACACGTTTACGCATAGGACAAGAAGGTGATGCAGGTCAACGTGGTGGCCCCCCTGGAGATTTATACGTTTACCTGTTTGTTAACGAAGATGAAGAATTCCAAAGGGATGGAATTAACGTTCTTTCAGAAATCAAAGTTAGCTACTTACAGGCGATTTTAGGCTGTCGTTTAGAAGTCAATACAGTCGATGGGCCAGTAGAATTAATCATTCCCGCAGGAACTCAGCCGAATACAGTGATGAAGCTAGAAAATCGTGGCGTACCCCGCTTAGGTAATCCGGTAAGTCGCGGAGATCATCTCCTAACAGTGTTAATTGATATCCCCACAAAGATCATCCCAGAGGAGAGAGAATTGCTAGAGAAGCTGGCTAAAATTAAAGGCGATCGCACTGGTAAAGGTGGTTTAGAAGGATTCTTGGGAAATTTGTTTAAGTAA
- the dnaK_1 gene encoding DnaK-type molecular chaperone DnaK — protein sequence MGKVIGIDLGTTNSCVAVLEGGQPIVIANSEGGRTTPSIVGFGKGGDRLVGQLAKRQAVTNAENTVYSIKRFIGRRWEDTEEERDRVPYNCVKGRDETVDVQIRGKNYTPQEISAMILQKLKQDAENFLGETVTQAVITVPAYFTDAQRQATKDAGTIAGLEVLRIINEPTAAALAFGLDKQDQEQLILVFDLGGGTFDVSILQLGDGVFEVKATSGNNQLGGDDFDNCIVRWMIERFQEQEKINLAQDKMALQRLREAAEKAKIELSSMASTSINLPFITADESGPKHLEMELSRSKFEELAANLIEATIEPMIQSLKDADLKPQNIDRIILVGGSTRIPAVQNALIKFFNGKTPDRSINPDEAVALGAAIQAGVLGGEVDNLLLLDVTPLSLGIETLGEVFTKIIERNTTIPTSKSQVFSTAIDGQTSVEIHVLQGERAMARDNKSLGKFLLAGIPPAPRGVPQIEVSFEIDVNGILKVAAQDKGTGREQSIRITNTGGLSSNEVERMRQEAEVFAEEDKKRKEFVELKNQADNLLNSYESTLKDNGNFIGDQMKTLANEKLVQLQAVMTNPGISLQEFQNCLDDFQQTLFAIGADVYNRANGQNSDEGEEGSESVLTSQLENPASGTVIPQFNFDFDEEMTAQADYEAID from the coding sequence ATGGGAAAAGTTATAGGGATCGACTTAGGCACGACTAATAGTTGCGTCGCAGTTTTAGAAGGTGGTCAACCAATAGTGATCGCTAATTCTGAAGGCGGACGAACCACTCCTAGTATTGTGGGATTCGGCAAGGGTGGCGATCGCTTGGTCGGTCAGCTGGCAAAACGTCAAGCCGTAACTAATGCCGAAAATACAGTTTACAGTATCAAACGATTCATCGGTCGTCGTTGGGAAGATACGGAAGAAGAACGCGATCGCGTTCCCTACAATTGTGTTAAAGGTCGAGATGAAACTGTTGATGTGCAGATTCGTGGCAAGAACTACACACCACAAGAAATCTCGGCGATGATTCTGCAAAAATTGAAGCAGGATGCAGAAAATTTTCTCGGTGAAACTGTCACACAAGCTGTAATTACCGTACCAGCATATTTTACCGATGCTCAAAGGCAAGCAACTAAAGATGCTGGCACAATCGCCGGCTTAGAAGTATTACGAATTATCAATGAACCGACTGCGGCGGCTTTAGCTTTTGGCTTAGATAAGCAAGACCAAGAGCAACTAATTCTCGTGTTTGACTTGGGTGGTGGTACTTTTGATGTCTCCATTCTGCAACTAGGAGATGGAGTTTTTGAAGTCAAAGCTACTAGTGGGAACAATCAACTAGGTGGTGATGACTTTGATAACTGTATTGTCCGCTGGATGATTGAACGCTTCCAGGAACAAGAAAAAATTAACCTCGCCCAAGACAAGATGGCTTTACAGCGTCTACGAGAAGCAGCAGAAAAAGCCAAAATTGAACTTTCTAGTATGGCAAGTACCTCGATTAACTTGCCTTTTATTACGGCTGATGAATCTGGGCCAAAGCATCTAGAGATGGAACTTAGCCGTTCTAAATTTGAGGAACTAGCTGCAAATTTGATTGAAGCTACCATTGAACCAATGATTCAATCCCTTAAAGATGCTGACCTCAAACCCCAAAATATAGATCGGATTATTTTAGTTGGTGGTTCTACGCGCATTCCTGCTGTTCAAAATGCTTTAATTAAGTTTTTTAATGGCAAAACCCCTGATCGTTCGATCAACCCTGATGAAGCTGTAGCGTTGGGCGCTGCAATTCAAGCGGGAGTTCTTGGTGGCGAAGTTGATAATCTTCTGTTATTAGATGTCACTCCCTTATCTTTAGGTATTGAAACCCTAGGTGAAGTATTTACTAAAATTATTGAACGCAACACCACAATTCCTACTAGTAAATCTCAAGTTTTTTCCACTGCTATTGATGGGCAAACTTCGGTAGAAATTCATGTTCTCCAAGGAGAACGGGCAATGGCGCGGGATAATAAAAGTCTGGGTAAGTTTTTGTTGGCTGGGATTCCCCCGGCTCCCCGTGGTGTTCCGCAAATCGAAGTGTCTTTTGAAATAGATGTTAATGGTATTCTCAAGGTTGCTGCTCAAGATAAAGGCACAGGTAGAGAGCAAAGCATTCGGATTACTAATACTGGTGGTTTGAGTTCCAACGAAGTCGAACGGATGCGCCAAGAAGCAGAAGTATTTGCGGAAGAAGACAAAAAACGCAAGGAATTTGTGGAACTCAAAAACCAAGCAGATAATCTCTTAAACAGTTACGAATCAACCTTGAAGGATAATGGCAACTTTATTGGCGACCAGATGAAAACTTTAGCTAATGAAAAACTTGTCCAACTTCAAGCGGTGATGACTAATCCTGGTATTTCCCTGCAAGAATTTCAAAATTGTTTAGATGACTTCCAGCAAACCTTATTTGCGATCGGTGCTGATGTTTACAACCGCGCTAACGGTCAAAATTCTGATGAAGGTGAAGAAGGTTCAGAGTCAGTATTAACATCTCAATTAGAAAACCCTGCGAGTGGAACTGTAATACCACAGTTTAATTTTGATTTTGATGAGGAAATGACTGCACAAGCTGATTATGAGGCGATAGACTAA
- a CDS encoding GrpE protein, protein MMDENKQVNNTSQQLGEPIEVKQEMMSDSPAQIDSNEFGSEVTEQVAATSNVSGDTAALNQEDGFAATEKTPTETTALTELTQQIESLKVQVEERSTQYMRIAADFENYRKRTSKEKEELDAQVKRNTILELLPVVDNFERARAHLKPQTDGEMTIHKSYQGVYKQLVDSLKRLGVSPMRPEGEQFDPNLHEAVMREPTDEHPEGTVLEELVRGYYIGDRVLRHAMVKVAAPKEDTPTAQEDQSSPANS, encoded by the coding sequence ATGATGGACGAAAATAAACAGGTAAACAATACAAGCCAGCAATTGGGTGAACCAATAGAGGTAAAGCAAGAAATGATGAGCGACTCCCCAGCCCAAATAGACTCCAACGAATTTGGCAGCGAGGTTACTGAGCAAGTGGCAGCCACAAGCAATGTATCAGGAGATACGGCTGCGCTCAATCAAGAAGATGGCTTCGCTGCAACCGAGAAAACACCAACAGAAACGACCGCTTTGACAGAGTTGACTCAACAAATTGAGTCTCTCAAGGTGCAGGTAGAAGAACGTAGTACTCAGTACATGCGGATTGCGGCAGATTTTGAGAATTACCGCAAACGTACTAGCAAAGAAAAAGAAGAGCTAGATGCACAGGTGAAGCGGAACACAATTCTGGAATTACTGCCAGTGGTTGATAATTTTGAACGGGCGCGAGCGCACCTAAAACCACAAACCGATGGCGAGATGACAATTCACAAAAGTTATCAAGGAGTTTATAAACAATTAGTCGATTCCTTAAAACGCTTAGGAGTATCACCGATGCGGCCTGAAGGTGAACAGTTTGATCCTAACCTCCATGAGGCAGTAATGCGCGAACCTACGGATGAACATCCGGAAGGAACAGTGTTAGAAGAGTTAGTACGCGGATATTATATAGGCGATCGCGTGCTACGTCATGCAATGGTCAAGGTGGCTGCTCCAAAAGAGGATACACCTACTGCACAAGAAGATCAGTCGAGTCCAGCTAACAGTTAA
- a CDS encoding general secretion pathway protein E, which translates to MTQSSPQRRSTALTTRTEFSPFGSKLVQSGYVNSEQMRQALIESRKSGRPLTEVLESITGRQLSPEFLRQYKKQQLFELKILYGVESLDPEVNNIGNTNVGSLIETLIPVDICRRHRLVPLSKSEDQNPPSVLVAMVDPDNLEASDDLNRILRPQGLALQRMVITQEDYQQLINQFLDEMAVKQKHLEQEKFTDINQDLENLGNLDIQDAPDEMEADLGSAMKGAEDAPVINLVNRILAKALHEKVSDIHVEPQEENLRIRFRKDGVLSEAFDPLPKKIIPAVTARFKIIASLDIAERRMPQDGRIRRMFEGRKVDFRVNTLPSRYGEKVVLRILDNSSTQLGLNKLITDPETLGIVQEMVSRPFGLILVTGPTGSGKTTSLYSALSEKNSPGINISTVEDPIEYSLPGITQVQVIREKGLDFATALRAFLRQDPDVLLVGETRDKETAKTAIEAALTGHLVLTTLHTNDAPGAIARLGEMGIEPFMVSSSLIGVLAQRLVRRVCSECRIPYTPTTEELARYGLSAAGEVELTFYKANTLTTEALTEAKAKNHVCPTCNGVGYKGRCGVYEVMRVTENLQTLINQEAPTERIKEVAVEEGMKTLLAYSLDLVRQGATTLEEVDRVTFTDTGLEAELRAKRKSGLTCRTCIAELQPEWLDCPYCMTPRFQD; encoded by the coding sequence ATGACTCAATCGTCCCCGCAACGGCGCAGTACCGCTCTCACGACCCGAACAGAGTTTTCGCCATTCGGCAGTAAGCTAGTGCAATCTGGCTATGTTAATAGCGAACAGATGAGACAGGCACTGATTGAAAGTCGCAAATCTGGCAGGCCCCTGACGGAAGTGCTGGAGTCGATCACTGGGCGACAACTATCGCCTGAATTTCTCAGGCAGTATAAAAAACAACAGTTATTTGAACTTAAAATACTATACGGCGTTGAATCCCTAGATCCGGAAGTCAACAACATTGGCAATACAAATGTCGGCAGCCTGATTGAAACCCTGATTCCGGTGGATATTTGTCGTCGCCATCGTTTAGTACCACTATCGAAAAGTGAAGACCAAAACCCACCAAGCGTTTTAGTGGCGATGGTCGATCCGGATAACTTAGAAGCTTCCGATGACCTAAATCGCATTTTGCGCCCTCAAGGCCTGGCATTACAGCGGATGGTGATTACTCAGGAAGACTATCAGCAACTCATCAACCAATTTTTAGATGAGATGGCTGTGAAGCAAAAGCATCTGGAACAAGAAAAGTTTACAGATATTAATCAGGATTTAGAAAATCTTGGCAATCTGGATATCCAAGATGCACCGGATGAAATGGAAGCTGATTTGGGATCAGCGATGAAAGGAGCAGAAGATGCTCCAGTCATTAACCTAGTGAACAGAATCTTGGCTAAGGCTTTACACGAGAAGGTTTCGGATATTCACGTTGAACCTCAAGAAGAAAACTTACGCATTCGTTTTCGTAAGGATGGTGTATTGAGTGAAGCTTTTGATCCCTTACCGAAAAAAATTATCCCGGCTGTCACAGCCCGATTTAAAATTATCGCCAGTTTAGATATTGCCGAACGGCGTATGCCCCAAGACGGGCGTATTCGTCGGATGTTTGAAGGTAGAAAAGTTGACTTTCGTGTGAATACCTTGCCCAGTCGCTACGGCGAAAAAGTAGTACTGCGGATTTTGGATAACTCGTCTACTCAGTTGGGATTGAATAAGTTAATCACCGATCCGGAAACTTTGGGTATTGTCCAAGAGATGGTTAGTCGTCCCTTTGGTCTAATTTTGGTGACTGGGCCAACAGGTTCTGGTAAAACAACTTCGCTATATTCGGCATTATCAGAAAAGAACTCACCAGGAATTAATATCAGTACTGTTGAAGACCCGATTGAATATAGTTTGCCAGGGATTACCCAAGTACAGGTAATTCGAGAAAAAGGACTGGATTTTGCCACAGCACTACGAGCCTTTTTGCGGCAAGACCCAGATGTGTTGTTAGTGGGGGAAACACGGGATAAAGAAACCGCCAAAACAGCGATTGAGGCTGCCTTAACAGGTCACTTAGTATTAACTACCTTACACACTAACGATGCGCCTGGTGCGATCGCTCGTTTAGGCGAAATGGGCATTGAGCCATTCATGGTTTCTAGTTCTTTAATTGGTGTGTTGGCACAACGTTTAGTGCGACGTGTCTGTTCTGAATGCCGCATTCCTTACACTCCCACTACAGAAGAACTAGCTCGCTATGGTCTATCTGCTGCTGGTGAGGTCGAACTCACATTCTACAAAGCTAATACTTTAACTACAGAAGCTTTAACAGAAGCCAAAGCCAAAAATCATGTTTGCCCAACTTGTAATGGTGTTGGGTACAAAGGACGCTGCGGTGTTTATGAGGTTATGCGCGTCACTGAAAATCTGCAAACCCTGATTAACCAAGAAGCACCCACAGAACGCATTAAAGAAGTTGCGGTAGAAGAGGGTATGAAAACCTTGTTGGCCTACAGCTTAGATTTAGTGCGTCAAGGAGCTACCACCTTAGAAGAAGTTGATCGGGTGACATTTACCGATACAGGCTTAGAGGCCGAGTTAAGAGCCAAACGTAAGAGTGGATTGACCTGTCGGACTTGCATTGCCGAACTTCAACCAGAATGGCTGGATTGTCCCTACTGTATGACACCCAGATTTCAAGATTAG
- a CDS encoding Pilus retraction protein PilT, producing MEMMIEDLMEQMIEMGGSDMHLSAGLPPYFRISGKLTPIGEEILTNDQCQRLIFSMLNNTQRKTLEQTWELDCSYGVKGLARFRVNVYKERGSYAACLRALSSKIPNFEKLGLPDVVREMADKPRGLILVTGPTGSGKTTTLAAIIDLINRTKAEHILTVEDPIEFVYEPIKSLVHQRQLGEDTKSFANALKAALREDPDIVLVGEMRDLETISLAISAAETGHLVFGTLHTSSAAQTVDRIIDVFPHERQTQVRVQLSNSLVAVFSQTLVSKKNPKPGEYGRVMAQEILIVTPAISNLIREGKTSQIYSAIQTGGKLGMQTLEKVLADYYKAGTISFEAAMSKTSKPDEIQRLIGATAPPAGAKPGAAKAH from the coding sequence ATGGAAATGATGATTGAAGACTTGATGGAACAAATGATTGAAATGGGTGGTTCGGATATGCACTTATCCGCAGGTTTGCCTCCTTACTTTCGCATCAGTGGCAAACTGACACCTATCGGAGAGGAAATCTTGACTAATGATCAATGCCAAAGATTGATCTTTAGTATGCTCAACAATACCCAGCGTAAAACTTTAGAACAAACCTGGGAGTTAGATTGTTCTTATGGTGTGAAGGGTTTGGCTCGTTTTCGGGTGAATGTTTACAAAGAAAGAGGCTCTTACGCTGCTTGTTTACGAGCGTTAAGTTCCAAAATTCCTAACTTTGAAAAATTGGGTCTGCCAGATGTAGTGAGAGAAATGGCAGATAAGCCCAGAGGGCTAATTTTGGTGACAGGCCCTACAGGTTCTGGCAAAACAACTACACTAGCCGCAATTATCGACTTAATTAACCGCACTAAAGCAGAGCATATTTTGACTGTAGAAGACCCAATTGAATTTGTTTACGAACCAATTAAAAGCTTAGTCCATCAACGACAACTGGGTGAAGATACAAAAAGCTTTGCTAACGCCTTGAAAGCAGCTTTGCGGGAAGACCCAGATATTGTCTTGGTGGGAGAAATGCGGGATTTAGAAACAATTTCTTTGGCGATTTCAGCCGCAGAAACTGGACACTTGGTCTTTGGAACACTACACACCAGTTCAGCCGCCCAAACAGTTGACCGGATTATCGACGTTTTTCCCCATGAAAGACAAACTCAAGTACGGGTACAGTTATCTAACTCTCTCGTAGCCGTATTTAGCCAAACTTTAGTATCCAAGAAAAACCCTAAACCTGGGGAATATGGTCGAGTCATGGCTCAAGAAATTCTGATTGTTACTCCTGCTATTTCTAACTTGATTAGAGAAGGCAAAACTTCACAAATTTACTCAGCTATTCAGACTGGTGGCAAATTAGGAATGCAAACCCTGGAGAAAGTTTTAGCAGATTATTACAAAGCTGGTACTATTTCTTTTGAAGCGGCAATGTCTAAAACTTCTAAGCCGGATGAAATTCAACGTCTTATTGGTGCTACAGCACCCCCAGCCGGAGCAAAACCAGGTGCTGCTAAAGCACACTAG
- a CDS encoding type II secretion system protein, producing MPTFVARIRDSQGKSRTEKIVAESLAQARTNLRDKGFVVQELKQSQGLPLSFDFKKFQNSFVKVPIKEKAVFSRQLATLVNAGVAIVRGLGVLADQCTNPKMKQALIDISNDVQSGVNLSDSMRKHPDCFDGLYVSMIQAGEVGGVLDEVLNRLAKLLEDVARLQNQIKSALAYPTVVGFIAVSIFVGMTVFLLPIFAKIFIEIGTELPPLTQFLMTCSEILRSWKSFFIVGTFVAGKFAYAQYYKTRVGRETIDRLSLKMPLFGDLIQKSAVARFSRTFGSLTRSGVPILTSLEIVRDTSGNQVIANAIDAARVEIQQGGMISVALQKANVFPAMSIQMISIGEETGELDGMLMKVADFYEDEVEQAVKALTSVLEPIMILVLGSMVGTILMSMYLPLFKVFEKLG from the coding sequence ATGCCAACCTTTGTTGCCCGCATTCGTGATTCTCAAGGCAAATCTCGAACTGAAAAAATTGTTGCTGAATCTTTAGCACAAGCTCGAACTAATCTCAGAGATAAAGGTTTTGTAGTTCAAGAACTCAAACAATCTCAAGGCTTGCCACTCAGTTTTGACTTTAAAAAATTTCAGAATTCTTTTGTTAAGGTGCCGATTAAAGAAAAAGCTGTTTTTTCTCGACAACTTGCTACTTTGGTAAATGCTGGAGTAGCAATTGTCAGAGGTTTGGGAGTACTAGCCGATCAGTGTACTAATCCTAAAATGAAACAAGCACTCATTGATATTAGTAATGATGTGCAAAGCGGTGTCAACCTTTCTGATTCAATGCGGAAGCATCCTGACTGTTTTGATGGTTTGTATGTCAGTATGATTCAAGCTGGAGAAGTTGGGGGTGTTTTAGATGAAGTACTCAATCGTTTAGCTAAATTACTAGAGGATGTAGCTAGATTACAAAACCAAATTAAATCAGCACTAGCTTATCCAACAGTGGTAGGTTTTATTGCGGTGAGTATCTTTGTCGGGATGACAGTTTTTCTTTTGCCTATTTTTGCCAAAATCTTCATAGAAATAGGTACAGAATTACCTCCTTTAACGCAATTTTTGATGACATGTAGTGAAATCTTAAGAAGTTGGAAATCTTTTTTCATCGTTGGCACATTTGTTGCCGGAAAATTTGCTTATGCACAATACTACAAAACACGCGTCGGCAGAGAAACAATTGATCGCTTATCTCTCAAAATGCCTTTATTTGGCGATTTGATTCAAAAATCTGCGGTAGCTAGATTTAGCCGAACTTTTGGTTCTTTAACTCGTTCAGGTGTGCCAATTTTGACTTCTTTAGAAATTGTGCGAGATACATCAGGAAATCAAGTAATTGCTAATGCTATTGATGCTGCTCGTGTAGAAATTCAACAAGGCGGGATGATTAGCGTTGCTTTACAAAAAGCGAATGTCTTTCCAGCAATGTCAATACAAATGATTAGTATTGGGGAAGAAACTGGAGAATTAGATGGGATGTTAATGAAGGTTGCTGATTTCTATGAAGATGAAGTTGAACAAGCGGTAAAAGCCCTAACTAGTGTTTTAGAACCAATTATGATTTTGGTTTTGGGAAGTATGGTTGGTACTATTTTGATGTCGATGTATCTGCCACTATTCAAAGTGTTTGAAAAGCTGGGATAA